A DNA window from Mycobacterium sp. IDR2000157661 contains the following coding sequences:
- a CDS encoding nSTAND1 domain-containing NTPase: protein MSRIFLSHSNLDAREALALKRWLVDQEPPLATDIFLDIDPEVGLRPGERWKDRLQQASAKCEAVVCLLSSNWEASHECRTEYRVAENLNKQILCARLEPSAGDDLTSEWQRCDLFGESDMTSIDVSGGPPVTFATPGLYRLRDAIRGTGISAHSFVWPPPDDVDRAPYRGWEPFEQVDAAVFFGRDAPIVHGLDDLRGMRMAETKSMFVVLGPSGTGKSSFLRAGLLPRLAREDRRFALLGVVRPGRNALTGDTGLAAAIWHARDRIGLSAPSLGQIKSACTDDIERLRALLIDVQQAAADRLPDPVRGDDTPTPPTLILPLDQAEELFSADAGVQGAQLMSLIRRLTVRTDLQPLNLIVVATIRTDRYEVMQTHPELAGVESRVFDDLKPMPPTQFKEVITGPAARASEGGRRLAVSPDLVERLLVDAAEGADTLPMLSLTLARLYADYGSTGELTVEQYEAMGGMRRVVETEINEVLAADPDQRRYQLNCLRKAFIPWLATVNPHNDQPMRRMARYEDLPEDSRPLIDALVAKRLLLKDQRDGHVVVEVALESLLRQWDDLADWLREQRQELQVADDVERADTAWRSNGKDSAWLLAGSRLADAEKVVSSSTFTHRLNPVREYLDASRQSENERVAAEEERVHSELRNAQERQAEAEAHARDLRKRSRILRAVVAMTAVVAVVAVSGFVFAMSARGQAQERFRQATSVRLVSEANAIMDSSRPGTEARALQELLAADALSPKSLEQDLYSVAVRTFNTLKIIDTSRGVFGAIFSPAAIFSPQGRRFVTGGDDGRLHLWDTETGQQVGQDLVGHDAWVNDAAFSADGHVIASASDDRTVRLWNADTGQPSGNPMAGHNDEVWAVAFSPDGLMVASGSVDTTVRLWNASTGEPIGLPMDHPARVHTVEFSPDGRRLVTGSSDGTVRLWDVKTGQQIGSPHKVDEDPGEDVIDVAFNPDGRSFASSTSDGDVQFWDAGTGAPIGAPLSGHGTQVLSLAFSPDGRRLADGGADGAVRLWDVDTRQLLGQPMLGHKSGVWALSFSPDGTRLLSGSQAGVIRLWDVGIRRPLIGHIGGVSSVVVRPDGRRIASAGEGGAVRFWNADNGQPIGKPLVGSGKPLSSIAFSADGRRLATAGTDGAVWLWDADAGTPIGAPINPGQGPLASIAFSPDGRRLVIGGGNTVGLWDFETHRPIGAPRIHGDLVHSVAFSPDGNHFVSGGMEAANNGTVRLWDANTGQLVKATTIGDAEPVVWAVTFSPDGQRIAAAGADGVIQLMDAHSLEKSGQAFRGHEDTVAGLAFSPDGRKLASASRDETIRLWNVESGQQTGDALTAHTDDVDSIAYSPDGQRIVSGSADRTVRVWPAVAGPKELCDKLTENMSHKQWNEWVSADIEYIKICPDLPITPE from the coding sequence ATGTCGCGAATCTTTCTCAGCCATTCGAATCTCGACGCGCGGGAGGCGTTGGCTCTGAAGCGCTGGCTGGTGGATCAGGAGCCGCCGCTGGCGACCGACATATTCCTCGACATCGATCCGGAGGTGGGGCTGCGACCGGGCGAGCGATGGAAGGACAGACTGCAGCAGGCGAGTGCGAAATGCGAAGCCGTGGTCTGTCTGCTGTCAAGCAACTGGGAAGCGTCCCATGAGTGCAGGACCGAATACCGCGTCGCAGAGAACCTGAACAAGCAGATTCTGTGTGCCCGCCTCGAGCCGTCGGCCGGCGATGACTTGACGTCGGAGTGGCAGAGGTGCGACCTGTTCGGCGAGAGCGATATGACCTCGATCGATGTCAGCGGTGGACCGCCGGTCACATTCGCCACCCCGGGCCTGTACAGGTTGCGAGACGCCATCCGCGGAACCGGCATAAGCGCGCATTCGTTCGTATGGCCGCCGCCGGACGACGTCGATCGGGCTCCATATCGCGGTTGGGAACCGTTCGAACAGGTCGATGCCGCGGTGTTCTTCGGCCGGGATGCGCCGATCGTGCACGGACTGGACGACCTCCGCGGCATGAGAATGGCCGAGACGAAGTCGATGTTCGTCGTGTTGGGCCCGTCCGGCACAGGCAAGTCGTCGTTCCTACGCGCTGGTTTACTGCCGAGGTTGGCCCGCGAAGATCGTCGATTCGCGCTGTTGGGCGTTGTGCGGCCCGGTCGCAACGCGCTGACGGGCGATACCGGTCTGGCAGCTGCCATTTGGCATGCCCGAGACAGGATCGGCTTATCGGCACCAAGCCTCGGCCAGATCAAGTCCGCGTGCACGGACGACATCGAGCGACTGCGGGCGTTGCTGATCGACGTGCAACAGGCAGCGGCGGATCGCTTACCGGATCCGGTTCGGGGCGACGATACACCGACCCCTCCGACGCTGATACTGCCGTTGGACCAAGCAGAGGAGTTGTTCTCCGCTGACGCCGGAGTCCAAGGGGCGCAGCTGATGTCGCTGATTCGACGGCTGACCGTACGAACCGATCTGCAACCGCTGAACCTGATCGTGGTCGCCACCATCCGGACCGACCGATATGAGGTCATGCAGACCCATCCCGAACTGGCCGGGGTGGAGTCGAGGGTTTTCGACGACCTCAAGCCGATGCCGCCGACCCAGTTCAAGGAGGTGATCACCGGCCCTGCGGCCCGAGCTAGCGAAGGGGGCCGCCGCCTCGCCGTTTCACCTGACCTGGTGGAGCGACTCCTCGTTGACGCCGCCGAGGGCGCTGACACACTGCCGATGTTGTCGTTGACGCTGGCGCGCCTGTATGCCGACTACGGCTCGACGGGTGAGTTGACAGTCGAGCAGTACGAGGCGATGGGTGGGATGCGCCGTGTCGTAGAGACGGAGATCAATGAGGTCCTCGCGGCCGATCCCGATCAACGCCGATATCAACTCAATTGTCTGCGAAAAGCTTTCATTCCATGGCTTGCCACAGTCAACCCTCACAATGATCAGCCGATGCGTCGGATGGCCCGCTACGAAGACTTGCCCGAGGACAGCAGACCACTGATAGACGCACTGGTCGCCAAACGACTGTTACTGAAGGACCAGCGCGACGGCCACGTCGTGGTCGAGGTCGCCCTGGAAAGCTTGCTGCGCCAATGGGATGACTTGGCAGACTGGCTTCGCGAGCAACGCCAGGAACTCCAGGTCGCCGATGACGTGGAGCGAGCCGACACGGCGTGGAGAAGCAACGGGAAGGACTCGGCGTGGTTGCTCGCCGGATCCCGTCTTGCTGATGCCGAGAAGGTGGTTAGCTCATCGACTTTCACGCACAGATTGAATCCTGTTCGCGAATACCTCGATGCTTCTCGACAAAGCGAGAACGAGCGGGTGGCCGCTGAGGAAGAACGCGTGCACTCCGAATTACGCAATGCGCAGGAACGGCAAGCTGAGGCTGAAGCGCACGCGAGGGACTTGCGCAAGCGGTCGCGGATCTTGCGCGCCGTCGTTGCAATGACGGCGGTGGTCGCGGTGGTCGCCGTAAGTGGATTCGTGTTCGCGATGAGTGCCCGCGGCCAGGCGCAAGAACGGTTCCGCCAGGCGACTAGCGTGCGGCTCGTCTCAGAGGCGAACGCGATAATGGACAGCAGCAGGCCGGGCACCGAAGCCAGGGCCCTGCAGGAACTACTTGCCGCCGATGCACTTTCTCCGAAATCTCTTGAGCAAGACTTGTATTCAGTGGCGGTCAGGACCTTCAACACTCTCAAGATCATCGACACCTCGCGGGGGGTCTTCGGGGCAATCTTCAGCCCTGCAGCGATCTTCAGCCCTCAAGGTCGCCGGTTTGTCACCGGCGGCGACGATGGAAGATTGCATCTGTGGGACACCGAGACCGGCCAACAGGTGGGGCAGGACTTAGTCGGCCATGACGCTTGGGTGAATGACGCGGCGTTCAGTGCCGACGGGCACGTGATCGCGTCCGCAAGTGACGATCGTACCGTGCGGCTGTGGAACGCGGACACCGGACAACCGAGCGGAAACCCCATGGCAGGCCACAACGACGAGGTATGGGCAGTGGCGTTCAGCCCGGACGGACTCATGGTGGCGTCCGGCAGCGTCGACACCACTGTGCGGTTGTGGAACGCAAGCACCGGTGAGCCCATTGGCCTACCGATGGATCATCCCGCCCGAGTCCACACCGTGGAATTCAGCCCCGATGGACGGCGCCTCGTCACCGGCAGCTCCGACGGGACAGTGCGGTTGTGGGACGTCAAGACCGGCCAACAAATCGGTTCTCCGCACAAGGTTGACGAGGACCCCGGAGAAGACGTGATCGACGTGGCATTCAACCCCGATGGCCGCTCATTCGCCTCGTCGACCAGCGATGGGGATGTGCAGTTTTGGGATGCCGGAACCGGCGCACCGATCGGCGCGCCCCTGTCCGGGCATGGGACCCAGGTGCTCAGCCTGGCGTTCAGCCCCGACGGCCGCCGGCTTGCTGATGGCGGTGCCGACGGTGCGGTGCGGCTGTGGGATGTCGACACCAGGCAGCTGCTCGGCCAACCCATGCTGGGCCACAAGAGCGGAGTGTGGGCCCTGTCGTTCAGTCCGGACGGAACCCGCCTGCTGTCGGGATCGCAGGCCGGGGTGATCCGCTTGTGGGATGTCGGCATACGTCGTCCGCTCATCGGCCATATCGGAGGAGTGTCGAGTGTGGTGGTACGCCCGGACGGGCGTCGCATCGCTTCGGCTGGTGAGGGCGGCGCGGTGCGATTCTGGAACGCCGACAACGGCCAACCGATCGGCAAGCCACTCGTGGGCAGCGGGAAGCCGCTTTCCAGCATCGCCTTCAGCGCGGATGGACGACGTCTCGCCACCGCTGGCACTGATGGCGCCGTCTGGCTGTGGGACGCAGACGCCGGCACGCCCATCGGTGCACCGATCAATCCCGGGCAGGGACCACTGGCGAGCATCGCGTTCAGCCCCGATGGACGCCGCCTAGTCATCGGCGGCGGGAACACCGTCGGGTTGTGGGATTTCGAGACGCATCGTCCCATCGGTGCACCGCGGATCCACGGCGATCTGGTACACAGCGTCGCATTCAGTCCCGATGGTAATCACTTCGTCTCAGGCGGGATGGAGGCCGCCAACAACGGCACAGTTAGATTGTGGGACGCCAATACAGGTCAGTTGGTGAAGGCAACCACGATCGGCGACGCAGAGCCCGTCGTATGGGCTGTGACCTTCAGCCCCGACGGGCAGCGCATCGCGGCGGCAGGTGCCGACGGTGTCATCCAGTTGATGGACGCGCACTCGCTCGAGAAGAGCGGCCAGGCCTTCAGAGGCCATGAGGACACGGTCGCCGGGCTGGCCTTCAGCCCCGACGGGCGCAAGCTGGCTTCCGCGAGTCGTGACGAAACCATCCGGTTGTGGAACGTCGAGTCCGGACAGCAGACCGGCGACGCGTTAACCGCCCACACCGACGATGTCGACAGCATTGCCTACAGTCCCGATGGCCAGCGCATAGTTTCGGGTAGCGCGGACCGCACGGTCCGAGTCTGGCCCGCTGTCGCAGGTCCAAAGGAGTTGTGCGACAAGTTAACTGAAAACATGAGCCACAAGCAGTGGAACGAGTGGGTGTCGGCCGACATCGAGTACATCAAGATCTGCCCAGATCTGCCGATCACCCCCGAATAG
- a CDS encoding SDR family NAD(P)-dependent oxidoreductase — protein MITGAAFGIGRATAVLFAREGARLVVTDIQSEPLLALADELRRAGAEVETIIGDVSVEDDAGRMIRAAAERYGRLDVLVANAGIIPLGDATEVSAAGWDEVMAIDGRGMFLSCKFAIEAMLATGGGAIVCLSSISGLAGQKRQAAYGPAKFIATGLTKHLAVEWADQGIRVNAVAPGTIRTERVKRLPEEPGGSEYLAAIERMHPIGRIGEPAEVASAILFLASDEASFITGVVLPVDGGYLAQ, from the coding sequence GTGATCACCGGGGCGGCGTTCGGCATCGGCCGGGCGACGGCCGTGCTGTTCGCGCGCGAGGGCGCGCGGTTGGTGGTGACCGACATTCAAAGCGAGCCGCTACTTGCCCTGGCCGATGAACTGCGCCGCGCCGGGGCGGAAGTCGAGACCATCATCGGTGACGTTTCGGTAGAAGACGATGCGGGGCGGATGATCAGGGCGGCCGCCGAGCGCTACGGACGGCTCGACGTGCTGGTCGCCAACGCCGGGATCATCCCGCTCGGCGATGCGACCGAGGTGAGCGCCGCCGGCTGGGACGAGGTGATGGCCATCGACGGGCGCGGCATGTTCCTCTCGTGCAAGTTCGCGATCGAGGCGATGCTGGCGACCGGTGGTGGCGCCATTGTCTGTCTCTCCTCGATCTCGGGCCTGGCGGGGCAGAAGCGGCAGGCCGCCTACGGGCCCGCCAAGTTCATCGCTACCGGCTTGACCAAGCATCTTGCGGTCGAGTGGGCCGACCAAGGGATCAGAGTCAACGCCGTTGCTCCCGGGACGATTCGAACCGAGCGGGTCAAGCGGCTCCCGGAGGAGCCGGGTGGCTCGGAATATCTGGCGGCGATCGAGCGGATGCACCCGATCGGCCGCATCGGCGAACCGGCCGAAGTCGCCAGCGCCATTCTCTTCCTCGCCTCTGACGAGGCCTCCTTCATCACCGGCGTGGTGCTGCCTGTGGACGGGGGATACCTCGCGCAGTAG
- a CDS encoding glycosyltransferase family 4 protein — MDYGGTEILIADLANCLVARGHNVVVLGAGRSTTNARFIAVAPEAIPERLGQVRPEIVHAIQVRRVIERLARLDGLDIVHDHTMSGALNAPTYEGLGVRTVSTVHAVVDADMHRYYSALDGDLGLIAISNRQRVLAPDLNWIRTVHHGLGVADWPFRSTKDDFALFLGRFCAEKAPHLALTAARAAGVPAVLAGAFVEPTDRPYFDQQVRPLLGERDRVIGPIGGTAKRELLAAARCLLFPIRWEEPFGLVMIEAMVTGTPVVALRAGSVGEVIADGETGYVCDEPSELAAALEAIGDIDPHACRAHVENHFSLERMVDDYEEVYASVMVSSGDNA, encoded by the coding sequence ATGGATTACGGCGGAACCGAGATCTTGATTGCGGATCTGGCCAACTGCCTTGTAGCGCGAGGCCACAACGTCGTCGTCCTGGGGGCGGGCCGATCGACGACGAATGCGAGGTTCATCGCGGTTGCACCGGAGGCGATTCCCGAGCGGCTCGGCCAGGTGCGCCCAGAGATCGTGCACGCCATACAAGTGCGTCGGGTGATCGAGCGGCTCGCTCGCCTCGACGGGCTTGATATCGTCCATGACCACACGATGTCCGGAGCCCTCAACGCGCCGACCTACGAAGGCCTCGGCGTCAGAACGGTATCCACCGTGCATGCGGTCGTTGATGCCGACATGCACCGCTACTACTCGGCACTCGACGGCGACCTCGGCCTCATAGCGATCAGCAATCGTCAACGCGTGCTGGCGCCGGATCTCAATTGGATACGTACCGTCCACCACGGCCTCGGGGTGGCTGACTGGCCCTTTCGGTCGACGAAGGACGACTTCGCTCTGTTCCTCGGCCGTTTCTGTGCGGAAAAGGCTCCGCACCTGGCCTTGACTGCCGCGCGCGCGGCAGGCGTCCCCGCGGTTCTCGCCGGGGCGTTCGTCGAGCCGACCGACCGTCCCTACTTCGACCAGCAGGTCCGACCGCTGCTCGGAGAGCGCGACAGGGTGATCGGGCCCATCGGCGGCACAGCGAAGCGTGAATTGCTCGCTGCCGCGCGATGCCTCCTCTTCCCGATTCGTTGGGAAGAGCCATTCGGCTTGGTGATGATCGAGGCGATGGTGACGGGCACACCCGTCGTGGCCCTGCGCGCCGGCTCAGTCGGTGAGGTCATCGCTGACGGTGAAACCGGATACGTTTGCGACGAACCATCAGAGCTCGCAGCAGCCCTGGAAGCCATCGGCGACATCGATCCGCACGCTTGCCGGGCTCATGTCGAGAACCACTTCAGCCTCGAGCGCATGGTCGACGATTACGAGGAAGTGTATGCGTCCGTTATGGTGTCGAGCGGCGACAATGCCTGA
- a CDS encoding potassium channel family protein, with protein sequence MISPRSLRLTIIEFRWALLGVAALAAFGLGWVGYTEYLYELYAEGAVKHPPQATDIAYNTLKLFLMGSPGTTGLPITLEIARILAPLVSGYAALSGLVLLFHDRFQQLRVPLMRGHVVICGLGYVGSLFGDRLRRAGYQVVVVELDPANPFLTACRSWRCPIFLGDARLEATLREAGLHRAAQLLALCPDDAVNAEIVAVARRIVTGRRRGQLRCLARIDNSELCRLLRVQEVNSNDGAQSSLDFFNIDEISARLCLDDFPITAGTNGSPHVLVSRLDAMGTWLVKHAAWGWFTDRTDETPLWVTVVDDQARDRVQGLLDQYPALESVCRFNESSMSVRDLARLDTMQADTGAPPVTRAYVSAYRDEDAIEALLRLRHELDPTVPFVVALSRTDGVARLFTDVITSGELTNVSVFPALERTCTAELAAGGSFERIAVAIHDRWRAGQLAVGNDAPPWADLDESRRESSRAQARDMPFKLRSIGCTIAPLHDIRAPAFEFTDEEFEALAIAEHKRWVTERLESGWRLGSKDPERKTSPYLVPFDELPDDIAELDRDAVRQIPDALALVDLKAIRSGASGRRAGQPTLIGDDR encoded by the coding sequence ATGATTTCTCCGCGATCTCTTCGACTCACCATCATTGAATTCCGATGGGCCCTGCTCGGCGTCGCTGCCCTGGCCGCATTCGGGCTTGGCTGGGTGGGATATACGGAGTACCTCTATGAGTTGTACGCCGAGGGAGCAGTCAAGCATCCCCCTCAGGCGACCGACATCGCGTACAACACACTCAAGCTGTTCTTGATGGGGTCACCCGGCACGACGGGGTTACCCATAACTCTCGAGATCGCTCGGATACTCGCCCCACTCGTCTCCGGATACGCCGCGCTGAGCGGGCTGGTACTTCTGTTTCACGATCGGTTTCAACAGCTTCGCGTCCCACTGATGCGAGGCCATGTCGTCATCTGCGGACTGGGCTATGTCGGCAGCCTGTTCGGGGATCGCCTTCGCAGGGCCGGCTATCAGGTCGTCGTCGTCGAATTGGACCCAGCGAACCCGTTCCTAACGGCATGTCGCAGTTGGCGCTGCCCGATTTTCCTGGGCGACGCACGGCTTGAGGCCACGCTGCGTGAGGCTGGGCTGCACCGTGCGGCCCAACTGCTCGCACTCTGCCCAGACGATGCAGTGAACGCCGAGATCGTCGCCGTTGCGCGGCGAATTGTGACCGGCCGCCGACGCGGTCAACTGCGATGCTTGGCCCGAATCGACAACTCGGAGCTGTGCCGGTTGCTACGGGTCCAGGAGGTCAATTCCAACGACGGTGCCCAATCGTCGCTGGACTTCTTCAACATCGACGAGATCAGCGCGCGACTATGCCTCGACGATTTCCCCATTACGGCGGGGACCAACGGTTCGCCACACGTCCTCGTCAGTCGCCTTGATGCCATGGGGACCTGGTTGGTCAAACATGCGGCGTGGGGTTGGTTTACAGACCGAACTGACGAAACGCCACTGTGGGTCACAGTTGTGGACGACCAGGCTCGCGACCGCGTTCAGGGACTCCTCGATCAATATCCGGCCCTCGAATCGGTGTGCCGATTCAACGAATCGTCGATGTCCGTGCGCGATCTGGCACGACTCGACACGATGCAAGCCGACACGGGAGCGCCCCCCGTGACGCGCGCCTACGTGAGCGCATACCGCGACGAAGACGCGATCGAGGCCTTGCTCAGATTGCGCCACGAGCTCGATCCGACGGTGCCGTTCGTCGTCGCATTGTCGCGCACGGATGGGGTGGCCAGGCTCTTCACCGACGTGATTACCAGCGGCGAACTGACGAACGTCAGCGTGTTCCCGGCGCTGGAGCGCACGTGTACGGCCGAGTTGGCTGCCGGCGGGTCGTTCGAGAGGATTGCGGTGGCCATCCACGACCGTTGGCGGGCAGGGCAACTCGCCGTAGGTAATGACGCGCCACCGTGGGCTGACCTGGACGAGTCGCGCAGGGAATCCAGTCGAGCTCAAGCCCGTGACATGCCATTCAAGCTTCGCAGCATCGGGTGCACGATCGCTCCGCTGCATGACATACGCGCACCAGCGTTCGAGTTCACCGACGAGGAATTCGAAGCGCTGGCGATCGCCGAGCACAAACGATGGGTGACTGAACGTCTGGAGTCCGGCTGGCGACTCGGGTCGAAGGACCCTGAGCGCAAGACTTCGCCGTACCTGGTTCCATTCGATGAGCTGCCGGACGACATCGCCGAGCTGGATCGCGACGCCGTGCGTCAGATTCCTGACGCGCTCGCCCTGGTCGATCTGAAAGCCATCAGGTCCGGCGCCAGCGGGAGGCGCGCCGGACAACCGACGCTCATCGGCGATGATCGCTAG